DNA sequence from the Halanaerobiales bacterium genome:
TGTTTATTTTAATGGTTACAGCATTTTATCCTAGTTTTAGTCTAATAGTTTCTGCTAGTTCAAATGTTAATTCAGAGAATGAAAGTGAAATTGGACTTTAGAGTTTTATTATAATTTATCTCATTAAAGTAAATATTTAAAGAGTAACTTGGGAGGGTATATAACTTACTAATTGCTATTTTTATTATGGTTATAACTCATGGAAAAAACCGAAAATGACAAAGCCTTAAAATTAGGTTGGCATGGAATATTTATAAGAATTATGGTGTTGCTAATTCATCAAATAATTAATCAAAATTTTTGTTTTATAACTCTATTACTTATAAGTCTTTTGATTTATTAGGGATTATCAATTCTCTTCACTCAAATATTCAAAATTATTTTTATAAGTTAGTAATATAAATTTATTAGGTATTTATTATATTGAATAAATTGAAGAGGAGTGTTTTATTTGAATAATAAAAAAATAAGATTATTAATGACATTTATTATTGCAATAATATGGGGATATTTTGCAGATTTAAGACATGGAGATATTGGATGGTTTATTGGAAAAATTATTTTTATGCCTACTTTTCATTATATTATTTTTGAGCGAGGAAATTAAAACATACAAAATAATGTGCAATATAAAAAAACATAGAATATTAAAAAATAAAAAATTATTTATTAGGCTATAAAATTAATTATTTTTTTATAAGCCGAATAACACTACGTATAACATGGTGTTCCCGCTAACGGCTAAAGATCAAGCCGGCCTTACGGACATGCTCTCTGTCACAAAGTATGCAATGAATTAGGTAAGTTATGAAGTAGCAAACTTTCTGCCAGGCCTAACGGCACGAGCACGTCGGGAACACCAGGGACGTTATACGAAAGCAGCACACCATATTTAAAAGTAGTATCATAGTAATGAGCTTTAAAGCTGTATTACTGAATAACATAAAACCTTTTATTTCTTTATAAATATTAGATACTACAGTTCTTTATATAAATATAAATCTTAATATGATTGAAAAATATATTTGTCAAAATAAATTATTGAAAATTAAATATATTAATTTTAAAGGAGTAATAAAATGAGTTTTTATAAAAATAAAGAAAATGTAAAAAAGTATATTGAAATGGCGGAAGGTTATGACGGTAAATATTTAATTAAAATATTAAAAAAATACTTACCAGAAGGATCAAGTATTCTTGAATTAGGAATGGGACCTGGTAAAGATTTAGATATTTTAAGTAAATATTATGAAGTTACTGGCTCTGATTATTCTGAATTATTTCTTGATTTGTATAGAGAAAAAAATAAAAATATGAATGTAGATTTGTTAGTTCTTGATGCAAGAACGCTTGAGATTAGCAAAAAATTTGATTGTATATATTCTAACAAAGTCCTATATCATCTTACTAAAAGTGAACTAAAAAAATCTTTAAATAGACAATGGGAAATATTAAATAAAGATGGTATATTATTTCATTCGTTTTGGAAAGGAGATAAGAAAGAAAAACAGAAAGGATTAAATTTTGTATATTATACTGAGGAAAAATTAAGAGAAATGATTAGTGATAATTTTGAAATTATAGATATTGAATCATATACAGAAATGGAAGATAGTGATTCATTATATCTTATTTTGAAGAAAAAATGAAAAAAGGTTATTGAGTATTAATGGGATACTTCAAATCTATGACATTTTAAAGTTAATTTTAAAAAGAAATTTATGCTAAAATAAACTATCACTTATTTAACTATTATTACAGTTAATATAATTATTTTTTGTGTTTTAATTTATAGAGAATTAAATTAACTATTAAGAGGTGTGCTGCCTTCGTATAACATGAGTATTTCCGTTACGGCTAAAAACCAGCCTACCCTTCGGGACATTGACTTTGTCATGATTTATGCAAAATTCGGCATAAATCACACCAACCCTACCGGGACGATAACGTCGGGAACACTAGGAACGTTATATGACATTGGACCTTGGGTATAAAACTATGTAAAAAAATAAGTCCTGCAAAGGACTTATAGTAAAAAGTCATATTTTCTTTTTCCATGTATAATTCTGCGAATTTCAATTTCTAAATCACTTTCATTTACAACATAAAAGACTAAGTATTTTTCAATTATTAATACACGATATCCTTTATACTGTAGAAGTGAATCTTTTGGCACAGAACCCATTAATGGGAAGTCTTCTAATTTAGAAATTGTGTTTTCAATTTTATTTAACAAATTTAAGGCAGCACTTGGATTATCTTTTTGAATATATTCAATTATATCAATAAGATCTCTTCGAGCAACAGGGAGATACATTATACTATACTTTTTACTCATTTAATTTTGCCTTCATTTCTTTCATTAAATCTTTATGGGATATTTTAGTTTTATTTGATTCACTTTCTAATTCAGCTTCACCTAATTTTTGGTATAGGTCAATTAGAGATTTTTGTTTTTCATATAGAGCCTGACTCATGACAACCATATCACCTTTACCATTTTTAGTCAGGAAGACAGGTTCACCTTCTTCATGGCAAAGTTCTGATATTTGTTTAAAGTTATTTCTTAAATCTGAAACAGGTCTAATATTAGGCATATAACCACTCCTTATCATTTAAGTTAATAATATTATATCATAATTATGATAATAAAGAAACATAATTATGTGTGTAACAATAAATGAAAGTTAGAGATAGTCCAACGTCATATAACAAAGGGTTCCCGTTACGCCAAAGAGCAGGCTACCCTACGTGACATGCTCTCTGTCACAAAGTTTGCAGTAACTTAGGTAAGTGGTTTGGGCAGCAAACTTTGCGCCAGGTCCTACGGACACGAGCACGTCGGGAACCCTCGGGACGTTAGGCGACATAGATTTCAGGAGGTGTTTTTTTGAACATAATTAAAAAATTAGAATCAAAGTTTGATATTAAATTCAACTTAGTGAAATATGATGTTTCAGACCTTAGTACAGGACATACAATTAAAAATATTATCGAAAATTCAAAAGAAATAATTTCTTATTATAATAATGATTTTTCTTATCAAATTAATTCAGTTGATGAGTATATAGATTTTTTATTTTTAAAATATTTGACTTTGCATGAAGATTGCTCAAATTATATTTTTGAAGAGTATAAAGATAATTTTGAAAAAACCATTTCTTTTGCTAAAAAGAAATTAGATTCATTTAACAATAGAAAAATAATAAAATTTTTACAAAATAATTATCGATTAATTTTCTCTTATGACCAAAGTAGTTTTTTAAAGGAAGGTATAGATAGTTTAACATTAAATTATTTTTTGAAATTTAACAAAGGGTTAATAAATTCCGGAATAGTAGATTATTTAATTGAAAACAGAGCACTTTTTTTATTTGATAATTTAGAAAAGATAGAGAATATATTAAAAAGTTATGATGAGGAAGCCTTAAAAAAATTAATTTTAAAAAAAGAAAATTTCAGTAAAATTGCAGAATACAGATATAGAGAACTATGTGATTATGCGATTTTTTGTTATAAGAACGATGACATAAAATTATCTAAATTAATTGCTGATAAAATTTATTCATATTGTATGAAGAAATTTGATAATCTAAATGATGATGAAATTTATTATCTTCAATCAATAATGTCTGAAGGACTTAGAGTTTTGAAATTAACTAAAAGTGATTATGCTGCTGAATTTTCAAATAAATTAAAAAAGTTAAGTTCTAAGTCTAATAAATATTTAAATAAAAATGGGAAAAAGATTGAATTTGAAATTTCTAATGAACCATATATTGAGGTTATAGATAAACTTGAAAAAAAGTTTAATAAATATATGTTTTTATCTCATGAAATATCTGAGGATACAAAGCTCTGGGAAGCATATATTGAAAAAATAAATAATAATTATAAACCTACATTAATGGATTTTGCTACAACAATAACTAAAACAAATGATTACTTTACAGCAGGTAAACTTAGAATGATAGATCAATCTTTATTTCAATGTACTACCTTTTCATATTATTGGACAAATGATAATGATAGGATTGAAGAACTTTTTAATTTAATTAAAGAAGTGGTTGAAATTATTTATTCGCAATTTGAAATAGAATATGAAGATAAAGAAATTGAAAAAGATATTGAGGCTATAAAACAAGCGATAATAAGTTTAAAAAGTGAAAATGGTAATGATTATTATCGACATGGTTCAGTTTTTTATATTATCTCAGTTCTTGAAAAAGTTTTAAGAAAGATTTATTGTAAGCTAAATAAAAATGGTTATTTCTTAAAAACTAGTGTTACTCTTAGTACTCTTATTGGGAATAAAAATAGTAATCCAAATGAAAAAATGTTGAGTTTAATTGGCA
Encoded proteins:
- a CDS encoding class I SAM-dependent methyltransferase; amino-acid sequence: MSFYKNKENVKKYIEMAEGYDGKYLIKILKKYLPEGSSILELGMGPGKDLDILSKYYEVTGSDYSELFLDLYREKNKNMNVDLLVLDARTLEISKKFDCIYSNKVLYHLTKSELKKSLNRQWEILNKDGILFHSFWKGDKKEKQKGLNFVYYTEEKLREMISDNFEIIDIESYTEMEDSDSLYLILKKK
- a CDS encoding type II toxin-antitoxin system RelE/ParE family toxin yields the protein MSKKYSIMYLPVARRDLIDIIEYIQKDNPSAALNLLNKIENTISKLEDFPLMGSVPKDSLLQYKGYRVLIIEKYLVFYVVNESDLEIEIRRIIHGKRKYDFLL
- a CDS encoding type II toxin-antitoxin system Phd/YefM family antitoxin; the protein is MPNIRPVSDLRNNFKQISELCHEEGEPVFLTKNGKGDMVVMSQALYEKQKSLIDLYQKLGEAELESESNKTKISHKDLMKEMKAKLNE